The sequence CAGGTCGCGAAGAACTACTTCCTGACCAACGAGCGCAGCTTCTCGCGCAAGATCACCGAAATCCTCCTGGCCTTGCAGATCGAGCGCGAGCTGACCAAGGACGAGATCCTCGAGCTCTACATCAACAAGATCTACCTGGGTAACCGTGCCTACGGCATCGAGGCCGCCGCTCAGGTCTACTACGGCAAGTCGATCAAGGAGCTGAGCCTGGCGCAGATGGCGATGATCGCCGGCCTGCCCAAGGCGCCTTCGCGCTACAACCCGCTGGCGAACGTGGCGCGCAGCATGGAGCGGCGCAACTGGATCCTCGAGCGGATGAACAAGCTCGGCTTCATCGACCAGGCCCGCTACCAGGCCGCCATTGCCGAGCCCGTGGCCGCGTCCTACCACGTGCCGAGCCCCGAGCTGAATGCCCCCTATATCGCCGAGATGGCCCGCGCCGAAATGGTCGGCCGCTACGGCAGCAACGCCTATACCGAGGGCTACCGCGTCTACACCACCGTGCACAGCGACTTGCAGAGCAACGCCAACGATGCCCTGCGCGACGGTCTCCAGGAATACGACCAGCGCCACGGCTACCGCGGCCCGGAAGCTCGCCTGCCCGGCAAGTCCATGGACGCCTGGCGCCAGGCAATCGCCCAGCAACGCCCGCTCGGCGGCCTGGAGCCAGCCATCGTCACCCGCGTTGAAAAAAGCGGCGTCATGGTCCTGCTGCGCGATGGCAAGGACGAGACCATCAGTTGGGACAACATGAAGTGGGCCCGCCCCTTCCTCAGCAGCAACAGCATGGGCCCGGTACCTCGCCAGCCCAGCGATGTGCTGCAGGCAGGCGACGTGATTCGCGTGCAGCGCCGCGACGACGGCAGCCTGCGCCTGACCCAGGTGCCCGCCGCGCAAAGCGCCCTCGTTTCGCTGAACCCGCGCAACGGCGCCATCATGGCGCTGGTCGGTGGCTTCTCCTTCGAGCAGAGCAGCTACAACCGCGCTGCCCAGGCCAAGCGCCAACCCGGCTCCAGCTTCAAGCCGTTCATCTACAGCTGCGCGCTGGACAATGGCTTCACCGCCGCCAGCCTGGTCAACGATGCGCCCATCGTCTTCGTCGACGAATACCTGGACAAGGTCTGGCGACCGAAGAACGACACCAACACCTTCCTCGGCCCCATTCCGCTGCGCGAGGCGCTCTACAAGTCGCGCAACATGGTGTCGATCCGCGTGCTGCAATCGCTCGGTGTAGAGCGCGCGCGCAACTACATCAGCCGCTTCGGCTTCGACGTCCAGGAGCTGCCGCCCAACCTGTCCATGGCACTGGGCACCGCAACCCTGACGCCGCTGGAAATCGCCGGCGCCTGGAGCACCTTCGCCAACGGCGGCTACAAGGTCAGCCCCTACATAGTCGACCGCGTCGAGAGCCGTGACGGCCAGGTGCTGTTCCAGGCCAATCCGGCCAGCGTACCGGTCGACGACACTGCCCAGGTCGCCGGCCAGGGCCAGGCCACCGCGCAGCCGACCGCCGCGCCCGCCGAGGACAACGATCCGGCACACGCCAAGACCACCTACGAGCCAACTCCGGCCGAACGCATCATCGACGCACGCACCGCCTACATCATGACCAGCATGCTGCAGGACGTAATCAAGCGCGGCACCGGCCGCCGCGCCCTGGCGCTGAAGCGTGACGACCTGGCAGGCAAGACCGGCACCACCAACGACTCCAAGGACGCCTGGTTCTCAGGCTTCAACGCCGACTACATGACTACCGTGTGGGTTGGCTTCGATCAGCCGGAAAGCCTCGGCCGCATGGAGTTCGGCGGCAACGTCGCACTGCCGATCTGGATGCGCTACATGGGCGCCGCACTGAAGGACAAGCCATCGCATGTGCTGCCCGAACCGCCGGGCCTGGTCAGCCAGCGCATCGATCCGGTCAGCGGCCGCGCCGCGCCGCCGGGAACGCCGGGGGCCTACTTCGAACTGTTCAAGGCCGAGGACACTCCGCCGCCGATGAACGAGCTGGCTCCCGGCACCTCGCCCGGCTCAGGCATGCCGGCTGACGAAGGCACGCCGATGGACCTGTTCTGATCCACGCAAAGCCCCTCTCCGGAGGGGCTTTTGCTATGCCCGAGAAAATTTCTCAAGGTTTGATAGCAATCTGCCAAGCCTTTGATTAACCTCGGGATGCGGCGGAAAGCAGCGCCTGTGCAATCGACCCCATCCGATTCGCCGGGCGCTGCCCGCAGCAACCTTCCGAAGGCGCGCAATGCGCCGCGCGATCAGCCCAGTTCGCGCCAGGTCAGATAGACGCGCAGGTCGAATTCCAGCTGGTGATAGCTGGGCAGCATGTATTCGCAGAGCTGGTAGAACGCCTTGTTGTGATCGCGCTCGCGCAGGTGCGCGAGCTCGTGAACCAGGATCATCTGCAGAAACTCCGGCGCCGCCTCCTTGAACAGCGAGGCCACACGGATTTCCTTCTTCGCCTTCAGCTTGCCGCCCTGCACCCGCGAGATCGCAGTGTTCAGCCCGAGCGCGCGCTGCACCACATCCAGCTTGTTGTCGTAGAGGACCTTGTCCACCGCCGGCGCGTTGCGCATGTGCTCCTGCTTGAGCTGCATGGCATAGGCGTACAGCGCCTTGTCGCTCTGCACTTCGTGGCGCCCGGGATAGCGCTTTTCCAGGTATTCGCCCAGGCGCTCTTCGGCGATCAGCTGGCGCACCTGGTCCTGCAGATGTTGCGGGTAAGCCTGGAGATAACGGAGCGGTTGCATGGACATGGCGAGGAAGGCGAAGGGGCGCGCAGTCTAGCCGATCCGCGCGCCGCCAGGCAGCGCTCAGCCCAGCGCGACCGACGAGTAGGCCTCGGTGCGGTAGGGGAAGGCGACCTGCTGCTGCCCACGCAGGGCTGGGTGATTGTCGATAAGGTCATGCAGGCGCTGCTCGACCCGCGCCTTCTGCTCCGCCGGCAAGGCCGCGATGAAGCTGATGGACAGGGTTCGCGCCACAATCACCTGCTCCGCCGGACCAACGTGCTGGTGGCTGAACTCGCGCAGCTGCAACGGCCCGAACGGCGCACCGGCGAAGGCTCGGCGCCATTCGCCGGTATGGAAGCGCGGGGTGCTGCCCTCGTAGGGCGCGACTATGTGGGTCAGTTCGGCGACCCAGTCGACGCGCTCGTCGCGCACGTTCCACACCAACCCCAGATGTCCGCCCGGGCGCAGCACGCGATGAATCTCGCGCAGCGCAGCCGCACTGGCGAACCAGTGGAATGCCTGCGCGCAGAGCACCGCATCTTGGCTCGCATCGGCCAGCGGCATGCCCTGGGCGGTGCCTTCCAGAACGCGCACGCCGGGCAACTCCTCGGCCAGCTTGTCGCGCATGGCCGCCACCGGCTCGATGGCGCAGACTTCAGCACCGCTGCGCAACAACAGGCGAGTGAACTTGCCGGTGCCCGCACCGAGATCGACCGCCTTGCTTCCTGCAGTTATCCCCAGGCGCTCGTGCATCCATTCGAGCAACTCGTCGGGGTAGTCCGGGCGCCCGTGGGCGTAGGTCTGGGCCTCCAGGCCGAAGCCCTGGCGGGCGCTGGCATGCACGTTTTCCATGGAACCACTCTCCGCTGCGGAATCGCCTCGGTATAGCACAGTCAGCGCAGGCGGCAGGCCTTGCCGTCGAGGTAGTCGCGGTAGCAGGCGAGCAGCCTGGCATCACTGATGTGGCAGCGCTTCTGCCGGCATTCGCTCTGGAAGTCGAAGCGCCCACCGTCAGGATCGGCCAGCTGGATGCGCAAGGCCGGCCAGCCGTTGCGGGGGGCCTTCTCCGGCGTGGTCAACAGACGCCCTTCGCTTTGCACCAGGGCGCCGCCGGCAGCGGCGTAGTCGAAGACGAACAGCAGGGTACGCGAGGTCTTCAACGTGCACTCGGTATGGCTGAGGCAGTTCTGTGCGTCGGCAGGCAGGCTGACCGCTGGCGCCCGCGGCGGCGCGACTTCGGCGGGCGGCGCCTCGCTGGACGGGTGACCGGCGCAACCGGCGAGCAGCAGGACCAGCAGGGGAAACAGCCAGCGCAGCATGGGCGACCTCTCTTCTCGGGGCTCGGATATGAAAGAGCCCCGCAGGGGCGGGGCTCTTCAGGTGCGGGGCCGGATCAGTTGATCTTCGGCTCCAGCTCACCTTTGGCGTAGCGCTGGAACATGCCTTCCAGGGAGATCGGCTTGATCTTCGAGGCATGGCCGGCGGTGCCGAAGGCTTCGTAGCGGGCGATGCAGACATCGCGCATGGCTTCGATGGTCTTGGCGAAGTATTTGCGCGGGTCGAACTCGCTCGGGTTCTTCGCCAGGAAGCGACGAATGGCGCCGGTGGAGGCCAGGCGCAGGTCGGTGTCGATGTTCACCTTGCGCACGCCGTACTTGATGCCTTCGACGATTTCCTCGACCGGCACGCCGTAGGTTTCGGGGATCTCGCCGCCGAACTCGTTGATGATCGCCAGCCAGTCCTGCGGAACCGAGGAGGAGCCGTGCATCACCAGGTGGGTGCCGGGGATGCGCGCATGGATCGCCTTGATGCGGTCGATGGCGAGGATGTCGCCGGTCGGCGGCTTGGTGAACTTGTAGGCGCCGTGGCTGGTGCCGATGGCGATGGCCAGGGCGTCGACCTTGGTCTTCTTCACGAAGTCGGCGGCTTCTTCCGGGTCGGTCAGCAGCTGGCTGTGATCCAGAACGCCTTCGGCGCCGACGCCGTCTTCTTCACCGGCCATGCCGGTTTCCAGCGAACCCAGGCAGCCCAGCTCGCCTTCCACGGACACGCCGCAGGCGTGGGCGAAAGCCACGGTCTGCTGGGTCACGCGGACGTTGTATTCGTAGTCGGCCGGAGTCTTGCCGTCTTCCTTCAGCGAGCCGTCCATCATGACCGAGCTGAAGCCCAGCTGGATGGAGCGCTGGCAGACGTCAGGGCTGGTGCCGTGGTCCTGGTGCATGCACACCGGGATGTGCGGGAATTCTTCGATGGCGGCCAGGATCAGGTGGCGCAGGAAGGGCGCGCCGGCGTATTTGCGGGCACCGGCGGAGGCCTGCACGATCACCGGGGAGTCGGTCTTGTCGGCCGCTTCCATGATGGCGCGCATCTGCTCGAGGTTGTTGACGTTGAAGGCCGGAACGCCGTAGCCGAACTCGGCGGCGTGATCCAGCATTTGGCGCATGCTGATGAGTGCCATGTTTTCACTTCTCCCAGAAGTTGGGCTCGATCTGTGGTTCGAAAGCCTGCCCCAGGGGCAGGCCGTATTCAAGTCTCTTGCGCCGCGCGGCCTAGCGGGCGTGGCAATCGCGGCCGATCAGGTCGTTGCTTTCCACCCAGTACACCACTCCGCGGTCGCCATTGATGCTGAAGCCGACCAGTCCGTCGCTATAGAAAGCGCCGGAACCGCCGGGTTCCTCTTCGAGGTGGTGGACCACGTCGTCCTCGCCCAGGCGCAGATCGACGACCGCCGAGCGCGACGAGCCCTCGACATAGCGCCAGATCACCTGCGCATTGGTGTCGCAGACCCAGTGGTTCCAGCCGCTGCCCTTCACCGAACCGGCGCTTCCGGACGGATGACTGGAGCAGCCGGCCAGCACGGCGAGCAGGGCCAGGGCGTAACAAGGCTTCATCGGGCAACTCTCCCTATCGGCGGCAACAACGGTGCCCGTCTTGCGGCCGAGCTCTCGCCTGACGCGGCGAACCGTAGCAACGGCCGCCGCGTTCGATCCTTACTGCTTGGCGCGCTGTTCCAGCACTTCCACGGCCGGCAGGACCTTGCCCTCGACGAACTCGAGGAAGGCGCCGCCACCGGTGGAAATGTAGGAGATCTGCTCGGCCACGCCGTACTT is a genomic window of Pseudomonas knackmussii B13 containing:
- a CDS encoding penicillin-binding protein 1A, producing the protein MRLLKFLWWTCVAIFCGVLLSLSGAYLYLSPNLPSVDALRNVQLQIPLRVYSSDNKLIAEFGEMRRTPIRFADIPPDFIHALLSAEDDNFANHYGVDVKSLMRAAAQLLTTGHIQTGGSTITMQVAKNYFLTNERSFSRKITEILLALQIERELTKDEILELYINKIYLGNRAYGIEAAAQVYYGKSIKELSLAQMAMIAGLPKAPSRYNPLANVARSMERRNWILERMNKLGFIDQARYQAAIAEPVAASYHVPSPELNAPYIAEMARAEMVGRYGSNAYTEGYRVYTTVHSDLQSNANDALRDGLQEYDQRHGYRGPEARLPGKSMDAWRQAIAQQRPLGGLEPAIVTRVEKSGVMVLLRDGKDETISWDNMKWARPFLSSNSMGPVPRQPSDVLQAGDVIRVQRRDDGSLRLTQVPAAQSALVSLNPRNGAIMALVGGFSFEQSSYNRAAQAKRQPGSSFKPFIYSCALDNGFTAASLVNDAPIVFVDEYLDKVWRPKNDTNTFLGPIPLREALYKSRNMVSIRVLQSLGVERARNYISRFGFDVQELPPNLSMALGTATLTPLEIAGAWSTFANGGYKVSPYIVDRVESRDGQVLFQANPASVPVDDTAQVAGQGQATAQPTAAPAEDNDPAHAKTTYEPTPAERIIDARTAYIMTSMLQDVIKRGTGRRALALKRDDLAGKTGTTNDSKDAWFSGFNADYMTTVWVGFDQPESLGRMEFGGNVALPIWMRYMGAALKDKPSHVLPEPPGLVSQRIDPVSGRAAPPGTPGAYFELFKAEDTPPPMNELAPGTSPGSGMPADEGTPMDLF
- a CDS encoding YgjP-like metallopeptidase domain-containing protein, whose translation is MQPLRYLQAYPQHLQDQVRQLIAEERLGEYLEKRYPGRHEVQSDKALYAYAMQLKQEHMRNAPAVDKVLYDNKLDVVQRALGLNTAISRVQGGKLKAKKEIRVASLFKEAAPEFLQMILVHELAHLRERDHNKAFYQLCEYMLPSYHQLEFDLRVYLTWRELG
- a CDS encoding class I SAM-dependent methyltransferase encodes the protein MENVHASARQGFGLEAQTYAHGRPDYPDELLEWMHERLGITAGSKAVDLGAGTGKFTRLLLRSGAEVCAIEPVAAMRDKLAEELPGVRVLEGTAQGMPLADASQDAVLCAQAFHWFASAAALREIHRVLRPGGHLGLVWNVRDERVDWVAELTHIVAPYEGSTPRFHTGEWRRAFAGAPFGPLQLREFSHQHVGPAEQVIVARTLSISFIAALPAEQKARVEQRLHDLIDNHPALRGQQQVAFPYRTEAYSSVALG
- the fba gene encoding class II fructose-bisphosphate aldolase (catalyzes the reversible aldol condensation of dihydroxyacetonephosphate and glyceraldehyde 3-phosphate in the Calvin cycle, glycolysis, and/or gluconeogenesis); this encodes MALISMRQMLDHAAEFGYGVPAFNVNNLEQMRAIMEAADKTDSPVIVQASAGARKYAGAPFLRHLILAAIEEFPHIPVCMHQDHGTSPDVCQRSIQLGFSSVMMDGSLKEDGKTPADYEYNVRVTQQTVAFAHACGVSVEGELGCLGSLETGMAGEEDGVGAEGVLDHSQLLTDPEEAADFVKKTKVDALAIAIGTSHGAYKFTKPPTGDILAIDRIKAIHARIPGTHLVMHGSSSVPQDWLAIINEFGGEIPETYGVPVEEIVEGIKYGVRKVNIDTDLRLASTGAIRRFLAKNPSEFDPRKYFAKTIEAMRDVCIARYEAFGTAGHASKIKPISLEGMFQRYAKGELEPKIN
- a CDS encoding MliC family protein; translated protein: MKPCYALALLAVLAGCSSHPSGSAGSVKGSGWNHWVCDTNAQVIWRYVEGSSRSAVVDLRLGEDDVVHHLEEEPGGSGAFYSDGLVGFSINGDRGVVYWVESNDLIGRDCHAR